ccgcatcgggctccctgcagggagcctgctcctccctctgcctgtctctgcctgtctctcatgagtaaataatatgttttttaaaataaataaaataaaaataggcggCATTTGCGAAGTGACAGCACGGAGACCTACCCTGTTCAGCAAGCAGACGGCGGGCCCTAAGCTGGGAAGGACACCGCCCCGAGGACGGCGGAGCCAGGGCTGTTTTCCtgggagactgagccccacgCTCCCTGGGAGGATTCTGGACTCAGAgctggggtgggcggggggtgactTTACGAAGAAGGATTGCTCCTCTCGGGCTTCAGCCACCTGCCGGCACAGGAACGCTGCCCTCAGGGGGGCCCCCCACATTCCGGAGGAGCCGGCGAAGCCCGGATGCCCGTTGCCAGCCTCGCACGGCCTGCACACGGTCCCATCCTCAAACTCCGTTCACTGGACCGTCTAAGATGGGAGTTTAATTTGTGCCTCAGACCCAGGGGAGGCAACGAGAGAGGAAGATTTTtaatccagttttaaaaatctttaaaatgggatccctgggtggcgcagcggtttggcgcctgcctttggcccagggcgcgatcctggagacccaggatcgaatcccacatcaggctcccggtgcatggagcctgcttctccctctgcctacgcctctgcctctctctctctctctgtgactatcataaataaataaaaattaaaaaaaaaaaaataaataaaaaataaataaaaatctttaaaataatctgcccttcggggtacctgggtggctcaggggttggcgtctactttcagctcagggtgtgacccctgggccccgggatcgaatccccatcggggtccccgcagggagcctgcttctccctctgcctgtgcctctgcctctctgtctgagtctcatgaataaataaataaaatctttaaaaaacacacagaaaaacccAATCTGCCCTTTAAAACATGAGGTTGGTTTGCGGTCTTCCTATGATTATAACAAATCAGGCAAAATTGTTTCTCAAAATTGTTGAGGAAAAAGATCATGTGCTAGTTTTCCTGTTCAAAGCAAAAGCTTGGTTGTTAAGAATTCACAGGGAAATGAGCCTAGAAATCTCAGCGAACGGACAGTAACGCAGGCACGACGTAAACCCATTAAATGCGCGAACGAACGACCACGACACCGGGTGCGGCGGGGGGACTTTAATGAGGCCGAGTGAGCGCACAATCACGGCCGCTGCTTTATGTGGAACAAGAAGGTGGCCCCCGCGGCTGCGACGCCCCATGACGGCTGCGGGTGCACTGGCCCAGCCACCCGGCCCACCGGGCCGCAGAAGAGCGTCTGGGTCTGGCGGTCCGGCGTCTACAGGGCAGGCTGGCAGCCGCACGTCTGCTTCACACCCAGGTCCGAGGGGCGGCTCCGCTCACAGGGCTCAGGCGACGGGTCCGGCGCGGGCGGCTGCCTGGTGACGACGGCGACCCCGGGAGCGGCGGCCCAGCGCGGGGAAGCCCGGCCCGCGAGGCGAGGCTGCCCGGGCCTAGGCGGTCTGCGCCAGGAACCGCACGTACTGGCCCCGGGCCTCCAGGTGGTCGGCGGGCCGGTTGTACGCCGTCCACACGGGTTGCCCCACGAACAGCCGCATGGCCTTCACGTAGTTctggaagacacagacacaccGGGCGTGAACAGCGTCCCCCTGTCTGTGCTTGGGGCTCCACGCCTCAGCCACGCGTCGCCGGGGGGAGGCCGAGGCTCGGGCCCCAGTGCCACGTCTCCGCCGCGGGCCCAACCCCACTCGGGAGAAACTGCCGTCTGCGCCCACGGGCACCGACCCACGCCGGGGCTGCGGCCTCGGGACCAGGGGGACAGCGCGCATCGCCCCGCAAAGTACAAACGTGTGGCATACGCTTCAATCCAGTTTTCGCTTCAGGAGCTTAAAGTCGTGTGACAAACGTGTAAGGTCACCGACTCCAGCCGCGTTTCCAACAGGGAGAGAGCGGACGCCACCTGCACGCCCGACGTCGGGGGTCGTCCCCCAGGGACGGCCACGCGGTGACCCCAGAGCACGGCTGGCACCGGGGACACAGGGACGTGCCCTCGGGGCAGAGGACAGACCGGCTGGCGCTCGGCGGGTTGGCGGCCCACTTCCTTTCCCGGGGTCCGCCCCACGGGACGCTGAGCTTACCCGGTGCCCTCGGTCCCAGTTCGGAGTGTGCTTGTACCTTGGTCGGGCCCGCATCACGTCGGAGAAGCCAGAACTCACCCACTTCTGTGCTCACCGCCACCCTCCGCGCGGGGACCGCGCCACCCTGACACCCCAAACCAAAGTGCCCGGAGACGCCCCACAGAGCTGCACCCCTAGACCAACCCGCTGGCGGCTGGCTGGGGTGGCTCACCcgggacacccccacccccgcacagaGCCAGGGCCCCCCGACGTCCACACGGAGGGGCTACGGGCTCAGGGGatccccagcctcccctgggcCACAGGCTCAGAGCGCCGCCGGCCTCCCCCCGAGCGCCGCGGGGGCCCCAGTTCCAGCGGTCGTGCACCCGCCACCTGCGCCTCACGCACACCCGGCCGACCTTTTCGTCCAGCGTGAAGCGGTGATAAATCCCTGCAGGGAGAGTGATCATGTCTCCCTTTTCCATGAAAATGCGGATCCACTTCTCGTCTTTGTCTCGCACATCGAAGTACCCGCTGCCGTCCAAGATGTAGCGGATCTCCTCATCCACGTGCAGGTGCTCCTCGTAGAACATCCTGAGCTGCGGGCAGGCACACGCGACTCTCAGGCACCATCGTGCAAACGGCACAGGTCCCGGCACCTGCCCGCGCCCTGCAGGCCTAGAGCCAGGGGGACAGGTCCTCGCGACGACACTCGGACTACACGGGGAGCACGGGGAGCACAGGGACACGGGGGCTGGGGCAACGGAAGGACTTGAGAGAATGAGCCCtgacactctccctctctccccactctccccctctcctctcccctatcccctctcctccttctctctctctctctctctctctctctctctcacacacacacacatacacacacacacaaaaattcatgGCCACGTCCGCTGAAAGGCCTGGactgggccctggggcagggaccCCCGAGGAGCCATGAGGACTCACGGCGGGCTTCTAGGCCCGGGCACAGGGGGgctccagggccaggtggggggACGAGACGGCACCGGCCCAGGGGGATGGAGCAAGGACAGAGCACGCAGGAGGATGCCAGGGACGTCAGAAGGAAGGAACCGGTCAGAAAGCCTCCTGCCTGCTCAGCCGGGGGCAACGCGACCATCGGAACCCATCACGGCGGGCAGGGGCTTTGGGCCAGGGAGTAGAGCTGGCATGCGTGAGGCCGCACCGACGCAAACGGAAGGGAAGGGGCAGCCTGTCCCTACACCGGAGCCGGAACTAGAGGACGGCGGACGGGCAGCGTGCCCAGCACCCCGAGGGCGGGACGGCCCAGCCGGGAAccatccaggctccctgcagagtcaCAGTTCGAGAAGAAGCAGCCGGTTTACAACGTAACTCTCCACAAACGTCTTCTTAGTTAAGAGGGAAAAACGGTAACTTCACAGCGACAAACCTGATGAACATGAACCCTAACCAAGCCTCCTGTCACCAGGAGGGTCCCGACACCACGCGCCTCCCAACGGGGCACACTGAGCGATGCAACACCGGCCACGCAGGATTCCCGCCAAACGCATCACCTGACTCTAACCACGAGGGCACCTACACAAACATGACAGAGGTAGAGAGGAAAGGTTTGCTTTAGAGACACGAGAGAGAAGCCCGTATCAGCAAGAGAGTTTTCTTCCAGGAGAGAAGCTATTGTGCAAGCCTACAGGCCACAGAGATAACACAATCACGAACGTCAACAGCACACGAGCCCCTTTGATGTGATAAGAGAAagcattctggggcacctgggtggtgttaagtgaccgactcttttttttttttttttttttattcatagagagagagaggaggggcagagacacgggcaccctgcacggagcctgcagaaaacaatggggatccctgggtggctcagcagtttagcacctgcctttggcccagggcatgatcccgggtcccgggattgagtctcacattggctccctgcatggagcctgcttctctctctgcctgtgtctctgcttctctatctctctatgcctctcatgaataaataaaaaataaaaataaaaatctttaaactgcagaaaacaaaagaaagagcaaaaaaccttgaaagaagccagaagaaaataACCTATAGAAGAACAAGAATAAGAATGACATCAGAattctcagaaaccatgcaagcaagcaagcaaaaaaatccaccaacctagaattctatatctgtTAAGTTATCCCCTAAAACTGACGGAGAAATAAAGGCTTTCTTGGACAAACGAAAACAGGGAATTTGTCACCAGCACACCTTGCCTTGAAAGAATGTTAAAAGAATTTCTTCAAGTGGAGAGGATAACGATATAGGTCTGCAACTCAGATCTacatgagaaggaaaaaagaagaagaaataaaggtaaaataaaagatttcacattcctaataataacagtaacaacaCCATGGGTAATTATAAcatatggataaatgaaatgaaagacagCAATGTCATAGAGGATAGGATGGAAGGGTTGGGAACACTTAGTTACAGGATAAATGTGTATTGCGAGCTCTAAGGCAAtcactaaaacatttttttttaattataagccaagagaaaatgaatcctataaaatgctcaattaaaaccagacaaggcaggaaaaggaaaatatttttttaaataaaggataagtgctataaatgtttaaaatgtacaaatatgGTAGATAATAATCAACAATACCAATAATCCATTTAAAAGACAGACTGtcagaatagattttaaaaaacacatacacacacaaacctcCAACTATATGTTGTCTCCAAGAAacccacttttcttttctttttttttttttttttgatagagcaCGCATGTGCACAGGCccagaagtgggggaggggagcatcaggagaaggagagagaaaatcttttgtttggttttgttttctctgtttctcagagagagagagcacaggcaggcatgagcgaggggaggggcagagggaaagcaagactcccagctgagcaggaacccaactcagggctcaagcccaggatcccaggatcatgacctgagcctaaagcagatgcttaaccaactaagccacccaggcccctcaagAGATAGagaatctgtttgtttgtttgtttgaaagattttatttatttattcacgagagacacagagagcgagagagagacagagagacagagacagagagaggcagagacacaggcaaagggagaagaaggctccgt
This genomic stretch from Canis lupus dingo isolate Sandy chromosome 17, ASM325472v2, whole genome shotgun sequence harbors:
- the ADI1 gene encoding acireductone dioxygenase isoform X2, translated to MVQAWYMDESADDPRRPHRAEPSRPVGLEQLRRLGVLYWKLDADKHENDPELEKIRKERNYSWMDIITISKDKLPNYEEKLRMFYEEHLHVDEEIRYILDGSGYFDVRDKDEKWIRIFMEKGDMITLPAGIYHRFTLDEKNYVKAMRLFVGQPVWTAYNRPADHLEARGQYVRFLAQTA